A segment of the Lelliottia amnigena genome:
GACGTCGAGCCCGACGTCGGCGCGCTGCTATATGGCGAGGAGCGATAGCCGATGCGCTACGTTGATGAATATCGTGCGCCAGAACAGGTGATGCGGCTTATCGCTCACCTTAAGATTCGGGCAACATTACTCGAGTACACCGCGCAGCGTCCGCTGCGGATTATGGAAGTGTGCGGCGGACACACGCATGCCATCTTCAAGTTTGGCCTTGACCAGTTGCTGCCGGAGAACATCGAGTTTATCCACGGTCCGGGCTGTCCAGTGTGCGTGCTGCCGATGGGCCGTATCGATAACTGCATCGAAATCGCCAGTCAGCCGGGCGTGATTTTCTGCACTTTTGGCGATGCAATGCGCGTGCCGGGCAAAAACGGTTCACTGTTACAGGCCAGAGCGCGCGGTGCGGATGTGCGAATTGTCTATTCTCCTGTGGATGCGCTGAAGCTAGCGGCGGAAAATCCAACGCGCAAAGTGGTGTTTTTCGGCCTGGGATTTGAAACCACCATGCCCGCCACGGCGATTACTTTGCAACAGGCAAAAGCGCAAGGTCTCGATAACTTCTTCTTTTTTTGCCAGCACATCACGCTGATCCCTACGTTGCGCAGCCTGCTGGAAGAACCGGATAACGGAATTGATGCTTTTTTAGCACCCGGCCATGTCAGTATGGTGATTGGCACAGAGGCGTACGGTTTTATTGCAGCGGACTATCATCGGCCATTAGTGGTCGCTGGTTTCGAACCACTTGATCTACTGCAAGGCGTCAACATGCTGGTTGAGCAGAAAATAGCAGCCCTGAGCGTGGTCGTAAATCAGTATCGCCGCGTCGTGCCCGATGCGGGAAATCCGCTGGCGCAAAAAGCCATCGCCGAGGTTTTTGCCGTTGAAGGTGACAGCGAATGGCGCGGTTTGGGATTGATTGCGGCGTCTGGCGTGCAGTTAACCCCCGCGTATCGCGCATTCGACGCCGAAGCGCATTTTCGCCCGCAGCCACAGCAGGTTTGTGACGATCCACGGGCCCGCTGCGGCGCCGTGCTGACCGGTAAATGCAAACCGCATCAGTGCCCGCTATTTGGCAACACCTGCAATCCGCAAACCGCATTTGGCGCGCTCATGGTCTCTTCCGAAGGCGCCTGCGCCGCATGGTATCAGTATCGCAATCAGGAGTGTGAAGCATGAACACGGTTGAAATGGCGCACGGCAGCGGCGGCCAGGCGATGCAAAAACTCATCAGCCAACTGTTTCTGGAAGCCTTTGCCAACCCATGGCTGGCGGAGCAGGAAGATCAGGCGCGCATTGCCCTGTCGACACTGACCGCGCAGGGCGACAGGCTGGCGTTCTCCACCGACAGTTACGTGATTGATCCGCTGTTCTTTCCGGGTGGTGATATCGGCAAGCTGGCGGTGTGCGGCACCGCCAATGACGTGGCCGTCAGCGGCGCTACCCCTCGCTATCTTTCGTGCGGTTTTATTCTTGAAGAGGGGCTGGCGATGGACACGCTAAACGCCGTCGTCCAGAGCATGGCGCGCACCGCACGCGAAGCGGGTATCGCTATTGTCACCGGTGATACTAAAGTCGTGCAGCGCGGCGCGGCGGATAAACTGTTTATTAATACTGCAGGGCTGGGCGCAATCCCCACGGACGTTCACTGGGGCGCACAACGGCTGGCGGTCGGTGATGTGTTAATCGTGAGCGGTACGCTGGGCTGTCATGGCGCGACGATTTTAAACCTGCGTGAAGGTCTGGGCCTGGGCGGGGAATTACGCAGCGACTGCGCCGTGCTGACGCCGCTTATCCAGACGCTCCGTCACCTCCCAGGGGTCAAAGCCCTGCGCGATGCGACGCGCGGGGGAGTCAATGCGGTTGCCCATGAATTTGCCGCCAGCAGCGGCTGCGGCATTGAGCTGACAGAGCAACATCTGCCGGTCAAACCCGCCGTACGCGGCCTGTGCGAACTTCTTGGCCTTGATCCGCTAAACTTTGCCAACGAAGGCAAATTGTTAATCGGCGTCGAGCGTTCTGCGGCAGAAGCCGTGCTGGCGCAGCTGCGCGATCATCCACTTGGTCAGGATGCCGCCGTGATCGGTGAAGTGGTTGAGCGCAAAGGGGTGCGCCTGACCGGACTTTACGGCATTAAACGCACGCTGGATTTACCGCACGCGGAACCGTTACCCCGAATTTGCTAGAACTGCGCTAAACGTGGTCAGCACTCTTATTTTTTTGCCCGTTTCTTTGGAAGCAATATGTCGTATACACCGATGAGCGATCTTGGACAGCAAGGGCTGTTCGATATTACGCGCACACTGTTACAGCAGCCCGATCTGGGTTCGCTCAGCGAAGCCCTGACGCGTCTGGTGCAGCAGTCTGCGCTGGCAGACAGTGCCGCTATCGTGCTGTGGCACAGCGCAAGCCGTCGTGCCAGCTACTTTGCGACGCGCGATAAGGGGAAGTCTGTCGAATATGAAGACGAAACCGTGCTGGCGAACGGTCCGGTTCGCCGTATTTTGTCGCGCCCGGACGCCCTGCACTGCAACTTCGATGAATTCCAGCAGGCCTGGCCGCTGCTTGCGCAGAGCAATTTGTATTCACCTTTTGGCCATTACTGCCTGCTGCCGCTCACCGCTGAGGGACGCATTTTTGGTGGCTGCGAATTTATCCGCAATACGGATCAGCCGTGGAGCGAGGCGGAATATGAGCGTCTGCATACGTTCACGCAGATTGTCAGCGTGGTGGCCGAGCAGATCCACAGCCGCGTCACCGATAACGTCGATTACGATCTGTTGAGCCGCGAACGCGATAACTTCCGTATTCTCGTCGCCATCACCAATGCGGTACTGTCCAGGCTGGACATGGACGAACTGGTGAGTGAAGTCGCCAAAGAGATCCACCACTATTTTAAAATCGACGCGATAAGCATCGTGTTGCGCGGCCATCGCAAGGGCAAGCTGACGATCCACTCCACTCATTATCTTGATGAAACTAATCCCGCGCACGAGCAAAGCGAAGTGGATGAATCGGGAACGCTCTCCGAACGGGTATTTAAAAGCAAAGAGATGCTGCTGCTGAATCTGAGCGAACGCGATGAGCTGGCACCTTACGAACGGATGCTATTCCAGTGCTGGGGCAATCAGATCCAGACGCTGTGCCTGCTGCCGCTGATGTCCGGCAATACCATGCTCGGCGTGCTAAAACTGGCGCAATGCGAAGAACAAGCCTTTACCACCACCAATCTTAAGCTGCTGCGCCAAATCGCAGAGCGCATTGCTATTGCGCTCGACAACGCGCTGGCGTACCAGGAAATTCATCGTCTGAAAGAGCGGCTGGTGGACGAAAACCTCGCGCTGACCGAGCAGTTGAACAATGTCGACAGCGAATTCGGTGAAATCATTGGCCGCAGTGATGCCATGTACAGCGTCCTGAAGCAAGTTGAGATGGTGGCGCAAAGCGACAGCACGGTATTAATCCTTGGCGAGACGGGCACCGGCAAAGAGCTGATCGCCCGAGCTATTCATAATCTCAGCAATCGAAACAGCCGACGGATGGTGAAGATGAACTGCGCGGCAATGCCCGCAGGATTGCTTGAAAGCGATCTTTTTGGTCACGAGCGCGGCGCGTTTACCGGCGCCAGCACCCAGCGTATTGGCCGCTTTGAACTGGCGGATAAAAGCTCGCTGTTCCTGGATGAAGTGGGTGATATGCCGCTGGAATTGCAGCCAAAACTGCTGCGAGTGTTACAAGAACAAGAGTTTGAACGTCTGGGAAGTAACAAACTCATTCAGACCAATGTCCGGTTGATTGCCGCGACCAATCGCGATCTGAAAAAAATGGTCGCCGACCGCGAATTTCGTAACGACCTTTATTACCGTCTTAACGTGTTCCCAATTTGCTTACCGCCGCTACGCGAGCGCCCGGATGATATTCCGCTGCTGGTAAAAGCCTTCACCGCCAAAATTGCTCGCCGGATGGGACGGAATATCGACAGCATTCCAGCGGAAACGCTGCGCATGCTTTCCACAATGGAGTGGCCGGGCAACGTTCGTGAACTGGAAAATGTGATTGAACGTGCCGTGCTGTTAACGCGCGGCAACGTGCTTCAGCTGTCGCTTCCGGAAGTCATGATCTCAGAGCCGCCGTTGCCCGCAAGGGAAATTGCGCAGGACGGTGAGGACGAGTACCAGCTGATTGTTCGTATTTTGAGAGAGACCAACGGTGTCGTCGCCGGGCCAAAAGGCGCAGCGCACCGTCTCGGCTTAAAGCGCACAACATTGCTTTCGCGAATGAAACGTTTGGGCATCGATAAAGATTTATTGGTTTAACCCCACTCTCAATGCCGTGTTACGCACGGCACTTATTTCTCCAGCCATCATAATTCTCAATTAATAACAACACGTTATTATCAGTTATTGACACAATATATTTTAAATTGTATAAATCCCACCCATTAAAATGAGTTTCATTATCATTAAAACCCCCTGACCTGCTAATAAATAATATATTGATGAAGGATAGCGTTTTTATGAAAAAGGTCCTCAGCGCCTTAGGCCTGGTATTCGCTTCGGTTAGCTCCGTATATGCAACCACTTATCCTCTGACTATCGAGAATTGCGGGTACACGCAAACCTTCACCAAAGCCCCTGAGCGCGTTGTGGCGCTGGGTCAGAACACCGTCGAAATTTTGCTGCTGTTGGGACTGCAGGATAAGATCGCTGCCAGCGCTTTTTGGCCAACCAAAGTGCTGCCGGAACTGGCGGAGAAAAATGCCAAAATCAAACTGCTGACGGTCGAAATCCCGACACTCGAGTCCGTTCTCGCCCAGAATCCTGATTTTGTTCCGGCACAATTGCCGTTATTGCTGGGCCCTGAAAGCAAAGTGGCAAAACGAGAAGATCTCGCGACTGTCGGCGTTAACAGCTATGTTTCACCCGGCATGTGCGCCACCAAAAAGGGCGTGGGCGACATGTACGGTAGCCGTCAAAAACTCTGGGATATGACGTTCCTGTACCAGGAAATTGAAGATTTCGCTAAAATTTTTAACGTGGAAGCGCGCGGTCAGGCGGTGATTGCCGATTTCAAAAAACGCGAAGCAGATTTGCGTGCCGAATTTGGTAAAAACAAAAAAGACCTTTCGTTTGTCTTCTGGTTCTCCAGCGCCTCACCTTCCGCAGACGCCTACGTGGGCGGTAAAAACAGCGCATCCGGCTTTATCGCGAATGTTCTGGGCGGTCATAACGCCATTACCTCTGAAACCGAATGGCCAACGGTGGGCTGGGAAAGCATCATCGCCGCAAACCCTGACGTGATCGTCGTCTCAAGCCTCGATCGTAACCGTTGGGTTCTGGATAACGCGGAAGAAAAAATCAAATTCCTGAAAAGCGATCCCGCGGTCAGTCAGCTTGATGCCGTCAAAAAAGGTCATATCGTGGTGATGGACGGCCAGGCCATGAACCCCACTATCCGTACCCTTTACGGCGCAGAACAGGTTGGCGAACAGCTTAGAAAGATGGGGCTGAACTAATGAGTTCAGCCGTTCAACAGGCACGGCAGGGGGTGTTTCTCGGCACATCCTGCATCCTTTCTATTGCCTTGCTTATTCTGGTCATCGCTATTGGCGTCAGCGTGGGTGAGCTATCGATTCCGCTGCAAACCGTGTTTTACGCGATCGGCAATAAAATGGGATTCACCGATGTGCCGCTGAGTCGCATTTTTGAAAGTGTGATTTGGGACTTTCGCCTGAGCCGTGCATTGGTTGCGGCTTGCTGCGGCGCGGGGCTGGCCATTTGTGGGGCAGTACTCCAGAGCCTGCTGAAAAATGCGCTCGCAGAACCGTATGTTCTCGGGGTCTCTGCGGGAGCCTCGACAGGCGCAGTGTCTGTTGTGGTATTAGGCATCGGGACAGGCGCAGTTTCGCTCTCCGCGGGCGCGTTTGCCGGTGCTTTTGCTGCCTTTGTGTTTGTCGCGCTCCTGACTAATGGCGCGCGTGGCGGTAACGAGCGCACTATCCTGGCGGGCGTTGCCGCCTCGCAGCTGTTTAATGCCATCACCGCCTACACCATCAGCACTTCCGCCAGCGCTCAGCAGGCCCGTGATGTGATGTTCTGGCTGCTGGGCAGTTTTAGCGGCGTCAGATGGCCTGAGCTCCAGTTGGTGCTGATCGTCGTGCTGACCGGATTAGCTATCTGCCTTTACTATTCTCGTGCTCTGGATGCCTTTACGTTTGGCGATGATGCCGCAGCGTCGCTTGGGATCGCCGTCCCGTGGGTGCGTTTAATTCTATTCACCGTCACAGCGCTTATTACCGCAACCATTGTCAGCATGGCGGGCTCTATTGGCTTTGTCGGCCTGGTCGTTCCGCATGTGATGCGCTATTTCTTTGGGCCGCTGCATCGCACATTGCTCATCGCCAGCGCCCTGGCGGGTGCCATTTTGATGGTGCTTGCCGATATTGCGTCTCGTCTGCTGATTGCACCGCAAAGCCTGCCGGTGGGTGTCGTCACCGCCCTGGTTGGCGTACCGTTCTTTGCCCTTATTATCTATCGTTCAAGGAATAAGTGATGAGCATCACTGCCGAAAATATTACCTGGAAGGTGGGTAAAAAAGTTATCGTCAACAATGTCTCACTGAGGGTTTCTCGTGGGCAAACGGTTGGGTTACTTGGCCCAAACGGTTCAGGTAAATCCTCTTTGCTGCGCGTTCTGGCGGGCTTGCGTCGTCCTCACTCGGGCTGCGTCACGCTGGACGATAAAAACATTAGCCAGATCACCAAAAAACAGCTGGCGCGCCGCGTCGCTTTTGTTGAACAGCATGGAATGACAGAAGCGAATATGCGCGTTCGCGATGTGGTGAAACTCGGCCGCATCCCCCATCATTCGCCTTTTTCGAACTGGAGCACGCAGGACGATGAAACCGTCACTGCTGCGCTGGAACGTGTGGATATGCTCCAAAAAAGCGAGCAAGGCTGGCAAAGTTTATCCGGCGGTGAACGCCAGCGCGTGCACATTGCCCGCGCGCTTGCGCAGACACCAACCGAGATCCTGCTTGATGAACCCACGAACCATCTGGATATTCATCATCAAATACAGTTGATGAAACTCATCAGCGAATTACCCGTCACCAGCATTGTGGCCATCCACGATCTCAACCATGCGTCGATGTTCTGTGACGCACTCATCGTGATGCAAAATGGAGAAATCGTTGCTTCCGGAACACCTGATGAGATCCTGACCGAAACGCTGTTGTGGGATGTCTTCCGGGTCGAAACGAAAATTGAAATTTCACCGTTTCATGGCAAAAAACATATCCACTACATCGCTTAACGCCGGGTAACCCGCATGTCTTTGCCTCTCTTTCGGCCAGCCGCACAGGTCTGGCCGCCTGTGTTACTGGGTAGCCAGTTTGTTTTCAACATCGGTTTTTATGCTGTCGTTCCCTTTCTTGCGATCTTTTTGCGCGAAGACATGATGCTCTCCGGCGGGCTGATTGGGCTGATCCTTGGGCTGCGGACCTTTTCCCAACAAGGGATGTTTTTCGTGGGTGGAGCCCTATCAGACCGATTCGGGGCACGTATCGTGATCCTGGCCGGCTGTCTTATTCGCGTGTCGGGTTATTTGCTGCTGGCGTTTGGGCAATCGCTTTGGCCGATTATAGTGGGAGCCTGTTTGACCGGGATTGGCGGAGCGCTGTTTTCGCCCTCCATTGAAGCATTGCTGGCGAAAGCCGGAACACAAAGTGAGGCGCGGGGCAAACGCAGTCGTGCGGAGTGGTTTGCGCTGTTTGCCGTGTGTGGCGAGCTGGGGGCTGTACTTGGGCCGGTTGCAGGAGCCCTCATGACGGGACTTGGTTTCCGCCAGGTTGCACTGGCCGGCGCGAGTGTCTTTGTCGTGGCGTTGATCGTCCTGTTTTTCGCGCTGCCTTCTGCGCCTGCAAAAAAGCAAACGCTTGAAATGACACCGTGGTGGACCACCTTCCGTCAGCCGCGTTTTGTCGCCTTCATTATCGCCTACAGCGCATGGTTACTGAGTTACAACCAACTTTATCTGGCACTGCCCGTCGAAATTCAACGTGCTGGCGGCAGCGAAAAAGATTTGGGACCGCTTTTTATGCTGGCCTCGGTATTGATTATTGCCTTTCAACTTCCGCTGGCACGTTTTGCGCGTCGTATGGGTCCTACCAGGATCCTTCCCTTTGGGTTCCTGTTCGTCTCCGCCTCCTTTGTCAGCGTCGCCCTGTTCGCGGCAACAGTCCCGCCGGAGGGGTGGCTTCGACTCTTGCCGTCCGCCTGTTTTGTCACGCTGTTAACGCTGGGCCAGATGCTGCTGGTGCCCGCCGCAAAAGATCTCATCCCCTGGTTTGCTGATGAGGCAACGCTTGGTGCACATTATGGCGCGCTGGCCACAGCCGGGGGCTGCGCTGTGCTGGCGGGGAATCTCCTGTTCGGCAGTCAACTTGATCATGCTTTAGTGCCGTCGAAAGAGGCCATTTATCCCTGGTTGCAGTTAGCCTTTTTCCCGCTGTGCAGCGCGATAGCGATGGTGATCATTTGCCGTCCGATGCAAGGCGCGCGTGGTCGTAAAGTTTAAGCCTTATTTTTGGGTCGGCATTTCTCGGGCAGTTCCGGCACCGGGCGGCGGTCGTCTATCAAATGACGAATAGTGAGGATCGGATGACGCCATAACATACGTGGCCCGGCCCAGCGCATAACCTGTTTCATCTCTTCTCGTTTTGCAGGTTGGTAGCAGTGGACAGGGCACTGTTTACAGGCTGGTTTATCTTCTCCAAAAACGCATTTATCCAGTCGTTTGTCTGCATACGCGTTCAAGGCCTGATAATACCCAGGCTCGCAAGATGCCTGAGGGCATTGCGTTTCATAGAGCGCGATCATTTTACCGATCGTCTCTTTTTCACGAGAGATTCGTTTTCCTGACATAACAGATCACCCATTAATAAATTGCATGAATAATACATCTTTAAAATCGCCTTTTCAGCTTGATTTCATTTGTTGCATTTCATTTTCTGAAGACGGCTTCCAGTTATAGATTTGTTTTCGCCCATAACCACTGGCATTTTATACAGGTGATTTCATTCCCTTTTCGTCTGCTGTTAATGGAGCCTGTATGTCTGATATCCCGATCACCCCGTCACAACGCCATCTCAAAGTGGGCTACTTTAGAAAGCGCCATGAAGATCGTAATACCAAAATTCCAAAACGTTACAGCGTTCATGCGGCACTGAGCCTAAAAGGCGACTGGCTCGAAAAAGCAGGGTTTAAAACCCATTCGCAGGTCAGTGTGAGAGTCGAACACGGAAAATTGCTCATTGAGTTGATGAAAGAAGACACAGCATAAAGTCTCGACATTTTGCTGCCCCCTGTCATTTGTTCATGCGACAATAGAGGTAACTAACGGCCAGCAGGTCGCGCAAAACGCAATAATTTCAATGAAATGGATATCTTAACTCCATGAGCACAATCGAAAATTTAACCGCACACACGCCGATGATGCAGCAGTATCTGAAACTCAAAGCTCAGCATCCGGAAATCCTGCTTTTTTATCGGATGGGGGATTTTTACGAGCTTTTCTATGATGATGCAAAACGCGCGTCACAGCTGCTCGACATCTCACTGACCAAGCGTGGCGCATCGGCGGGTGAACCTATTCCGATGGCGGGCATTCCGCATCATGCCGTAGAAAACTACCTGGCGAAGCTCGTCAACCAAGGCGAGTCCGTCGCGATTTGCGAACAGATTGGCGATCCGGCCACGTCAAAAGGTCCGGTGGAACGCAAAGTGGTTCGCATCGTCACACCAGGCACTATCAGTGACGAAGCGCTGTTACAGGAGCGACAGGATAACCTGCTGGCGGCGATCTGGCAGGACAGCAAAGGTTACGGTTATGCCACGCTGGATATTAGCTCCGGTCGTTTTCGTTTGAGTGAACCCGCCGATCGCGAAACGATGGCGGCTGAATTGCAACGAACGAATCCTGCAGAACTCCTGTACGCCGAAGATTTTGCGGAAATGGCACTGATTGAGGGCCGTCGGGGCCTGCGTCGCCGTCCGTTATGGGAATTTGAAATTGATACGGCGCGCCAGCAGTTAAACCTGCAGTTTGGTACGCGGGATCTGATTGGCTTTGGCGTTGAGAATGCACCGCGTGGCCTGTGCGCCGCAGGCTGTCTGTTGCAGTACGTGAAAGACACCCAACGCACGACCCTTCCCCATATCCGTTCGATTACGATGGAACGCCAGCAGGACAGCATCATCATGGATGCCGCTACACGTCGTAATCTCGAAATCACTCAGAATTTGGCCGGTGGCGTGGAAAACACCCTCGCCGCCGTGCTCGACAGCACCGTCACGCCAATGGGTAGCCGTATGCTCAAGCGCTGGTTGCATATGCCCGTGCGAGATACGGATGTGCTGGTCAGCCGCCAGCAAACCATCGGTGCGTTGCAGGATCGCTTTACAGAGCTGCAACCCGTGCTGCGCCAGGTGGGAGATTTAGAACGTATTCTTGCTCGCCTGGCACTTCGTACGGCGCGCCCACGCGATCTGGCTCGCATGCGTCATGCCTTCCAGCAGCTTCCGGCATTACGTGTGCAACTGGCCGAAGTGAACAGCGCACCCGTACAAAAACTGCGCGAAACGATGGGTGAATTCACAGAGCTGTGCGAATTACTGGAGCACGCGGTTGTTGAAGCCCCACCGGTTCTGGTTCGTGATGGCGGCGTCATTGCCCCTGGCTATCACGAGGAACTCGATGAATGGCGAGCCCTGGCCGACGGCGCAACGGATTACCTCGATAAACTGGAAATCCGCGAGCGCGAGCGTTTGGGTCTGGATACGTTGAAAGTCGGCTATAACGCTATTCACGGCTATTACATTCAAATCAGCCGTGGTCAGAGCCACCACGCCCCGATTCACTATGTCCGTCGTCAGACACTTAAGAACGCCGAGCGTTATATCATTCCTGAACTGAAAGAGTATGAGGACAAAGTTCTCACCTCCAAAGGTAAAGCGCTGGCGCTTGAAAAACAGCTTTATGAAGAGCTGTTCGATATGCTGATGCCACATCTCGCCGAGTTACAGGCAAGCGCAAGCGCGTTGGCTGAACTCGATGTGCTGATCAACCTGGCAGAACGCGCCGACACCCTAAATTACGCTTGCCCAACCTTTATTGATAAACCCGGCATTCGTATCACCGAGGGCCGTCATCCCGTTGTCGAGCAGGTATTGCGCGAACCCTTTATTGCTAACCCGCTTAACCTGTCTCCGCAACGCCGTATGCTGATTATCACCGGTCCAAATATGGGCGGTAAAAGCACCTACATGCGGCAGACTGCGTTGATTGCCCTGCTGGCCTATATTGGTAGCTACGTTCCCGCGCAGAAAGTCGAAATCGGTCCTATCGATCGCATTTTCACCCGCGTGGGCGCTGCGGACGATCTGGCGAGCGGCCGCTCAACCTTTATGGTCGAAATGACCGAAACGGCGAATATTCTGCATAATGCGACTGAAAACAGTCTGGTGTTGATGGATGAGATTGGTCGCGGTACATCAACCTATGATGGTCTTTCTCTGGCGTGGGCCTGCGCCGAAAGTCTGGCGAATAAAATCAAAGCGCTAACCCTTTTTGCGACGCATTATTTCGAGCTAACGCAGTTACCAGAAAAAATGGAAGGCGTGGCGAATGTGCATCTGGATGCGCTGGAGCACGGAGATACCATTGCGTTTATGCATACGGTTCAGGATGGTGCTGCCAGCAAGAGTTACGGCCTTGCCGTTGCCGCGCTGGCCGGTGTGCCAAAAGAAGTGATTAAACGTGCGCGTCAGAAGCTACGCGAACTGGAAAGCTTATCGCCAAATGCAGCTGCGACTCAGGTGGATGGTTCACAAATGTCGCTCCTGATGCCAGCGGAAGAGACATCACCTGCGGTGGAAGCTCTTGAAAATCTCGATCCGGACTCTCTGACGCCGCGTCAGGCGTTAGAGTGGATTTATCGTTTGAAGAATTTAGTGTGATAACAGTGCCCGACAGAATATGTCGGGCCAGTTAAGCCCAAAGAAAAAGGCCAGTCTTTCGACCGGCCTTTTTTGATGAAAAGGTCATTATTCGCGGAACAGCGCTTCGATATTCAGTCCTTGCCCCTGCAGAATCTCACGCAGACGACGCAAACCTTCTACCTGAATCTGACGAACACGTTCACGAGTCAGACCAATCTCACGGCCAACATCTTCCAGTGTCGCAGCTTCATACCCTAACAGACCGAAACGACGTGCCAGCACTTCACGCTGTTTGGCGTTCAGTTCGAACAGCCATTTGACGATACTTTGTTTCATATCATCATCTTGCGTGGTGTCTTCCGGGCCGTTGTCTTTTTCATCGGCCAGGATGTCCAGCAGCGCTTTTTCGGAATCGCCACCCAGTGGGGTGTCGACTGAGGTAATGCGCTCATTGAGACGCAGCATACGGCTTACGTCATCAACCGGTTTATCGAGTTGCTCTGCAATCTCTTCTGCACTTGGCTCGTGGTCCAGTTTATGGGACAACTCGCGCGCGGTACGCAGATAGACGTTCAACTCTTTGACGATGTGAATCGGCAAACGAATCGTACGGGTTTGGTTCATGATTGCCCGTTCGATGGTCTGACGAATCCACCAGGTAGCGTAAGTCGAGAATCGGAACCCACGTTCAGGGTCAAACTTCTCAACTGCGCGGATCAAGCCCAGGTTACCCTCTTCAATCAGATCCAGCAGTGCCAGACCACGATTGCTGTAACGACGGGCAATTTTCACAACCAAACGCAAGTTACTTTCAATCATGCGACGGCGTGAGGCAACATCTCCACGCAGTGCGCGACGCGCGAAATAAACTTCTTCTTCGGCTGTTAACAGTGGAGAATAACCAATCTCCCCAAGGTAAAGCTGAGTCGCGTCAAGCACACGCTGTGTGGCGCCCTGCGATAACAGCTCTTCTTCAGCTAAATCGTTATCACTGGGTTCCTCTTCAACTAAGACTTTCTCATCAAAAGACTCGGTTCCGTTCTCATCAAATTCCGCGTCTTCATTTAAATCATGAACTTTCAGCGTATTCTGACTCATAAGGTGGCTCCTACCCGTGATCCCTGAACGAGACATCCTGAA
Coding sequences within it:
- the hypD gene encoding hydrogenase expression/formation protein HypD, which codes for MRYVDEYRAPEQVMRLIAHLKIRATLLEYTAQRPLRIMEVCGGHTHAIFKFGLDQLLPENIEFIHGPGCPVCVLPMGRIDNCIEIASQPGVIFCTFGDAMRVPGKNGSLLQARARGADVRIVYSPVDALKLAAENPTRKVVFFGLGFETTMPATAITLQQAKAQGLDNFFFFCQHITLIPTLRSLLEEPDNGIDAFLAPGHVSMVIGTEAYGFIAADYHRPLVVAGFEPLDLLQGVNMLVEQKIAALSVVVNQYRRVVPDAGNPLAQKAIAEVFAVEGDSEWRGLGLIAASGVQLTPAYRAFDAEAHFRPQPQQVCDDPRARCGAVLTGKCKPHQCPLFGNTCNPQTAFGALMVSSEGACAAWYQYRNQECEA
- the hypE gene encoding hydrogenase expression/formation protein HypE; translated protein: MNTVEMAHGSGGQAMQKLISQLFLEAFANPWLAEQEDQARIALSTLTAQGDRLAFSTDSYVIDPLFFPGGDIGKLAVCGTANDVAVSGATPRYLSCGFILEEGLAMDTLNAVVQSMARTAREAGIAIVTGDTKVVQRGAADKLFINTAGLGAIPTDVHWGAQRLAVGDVLIVSGTLGCHGATILNLREGLGLGGELRSDCAVLTPLIQTLRHLPGVKALRDATRGGVNAVAHEFAASSGCGIELTEQHLPVKPAVRGLCELLGLDPLNFANEGKLLIGVERSAAEAVLAQLRDHPLGQDAAVIGEVVERKGVRLTGLYGIKRTLDLPHAEPLPRIC
- the fhlA gene encoding formate hydrogenlyase transcriptional activator; amino-acid sequence: MSYTPMSDLGQQGLFDITRTLLQQPDLGSLSEALTRLVQQSALADSAAIVLWHSASRRASYFATRDKGKSVEYEDETVLANGPVRRILSRPDALHCNFDEFQQAWPLLAQSNLYSPFGHYCLLPLTAEGRIFGGCEFIRNTDQPWSEAEYERLHTFTQIVSVVAEQIHSRVTDNVDYDLLSRERDNFRILVAITNAVLSRLDMDELVSEVAKEIHHYFKIDAISIVLRGHRKGKLTIHSTHYLDETNPAHEQSEVDESGTLSERVFKSKEMLLLNLSERDELAPYERMLFQCWGNQIQTLCLLPLMSGNTMLGVLKLAQCEEQAFTTTNLKLLRQIAERIAIALDNALAYQEIHRLKERLVDENLALTEQLNNVDSEFGEIIGRSDAMYSVLKQVEMVAQSDSTVLILGETGTGKELIARAIHNLSNRNSRRMVKMNCAAMPAGLLESDLFGHERGAFTGASTQRIGRFELADKSSLFLDEVGDMPLELQPKLLRVLQEQEFERLGSNKLIQTNVRLIAATNRDLKKMVADREFRNDLYYRLNVFPICLPPLRERPDDIPLLVKAFTAKIARRMGRNIDSIPAETLRMLSTMEWPGNVRELENVIERAVLLTRGNVLQLSLPEVMISEPPLPAREIAQDGEDEYQLIVRILRETNGVVAGPKGAAHRLGLKRTTLLSRMKRLGIDKDLLV
- the hmuT_3 gene encoding periplasmic binding protein, with translation MKKVLSALGLVFASVSSVYATTYPLTIENCGYTQTFTKAPERVVALGQNTVEILLLLGLQDKIAASAFWPTKVLPELAEKNAKIKLLTVEIPTLESVLAQNPDFVPAQLPLLLGPESKVAKREDLATVGVNSYVSPGMCATKKGVGDMYGSRQKLWDMTFLYQEIEDFAKIFNVEARGQAVIADFKKREADLRAEFGKNKKDLSFVFWFSSASPSADAYVGGKNSASGFIANVLGGHNAITSETEWPTVGWESIIAANPDVIVVSSLDRNRWVLDNAEEKIKFLKSDPAVSQLDAVKKGHIVVMDGQAMNPTIRTLYGAEQVGEQLRKMGLN
- the feuC_1 gene encoding transport system permease codes for the protein MSSAVQQARQGVFLGTSCILSIALLILVIAIGVSVGELSIPLQTVFYAIGNKMGFTDVPLSRIFESVIWDFRLSRALVAACCGAGLAICGAVLQSLLKNALAEPYVLGVSAGASTGAVSVVVLGIGTGAVSLSAGAFAGAFAAFVFVALLTNGARGGNERTILAGVAASQLFNAITAYTISTSASAQQARDVMFWLLGSFSGVRWPELQLVLIVVLTGLAICLYYSRALDAFTFGDDAAASLGIAVPWVRLILFTVTALITATIVSMAGSIGFVGLVVPHVMRYFFGPLHRTLLIASALAGAILMVLADIASRLLIAPQSLPVGVVTALVGVPFFALIIYRSRNK
- the yusV_2 gene encoding ABC transporter, which encodes MSITAENITWKVGKKVIVNNVSLRVSRGQTVGLLGPNGSGKSSLLRVLAGLRRPHSGCVTLDDKNISQITKKQLARRVAFVEQHGMTEANMRVRDVVKLGRIPHHSPFSNWSTQDDETVTAALERVDMLQKSEQGWQSLSGGERQRVHIARALAQTPTEILLDEPTNHLDIHHQIQLMKLISELPVTSIVAIHDLNHASMFCDALIVMQNGEIVASGTPDEILTETLLWDVFRVETKIEISPFHGKKHIHYIA